GGCgaccggggaatggaagggaagggagggaggcggctgCTCGGGCACTGGCGGACGCGAGCCGTGgcgggggttttattcggctctgccgcgccacggatcagggcgcggcactgccacgccaagatcggtggcgcggcaaagccctgccacgtcaccggtcacgattccggtcgtcgccacgtcagcccgctgttgcgccaccatgcatggcgcgacacaggcatttagccgcgccagggcaataagcgcgaccaaaagtgttagtttaaaaaaaacaacagtgttagatttaaaattagttttaaaaaagtgttaaaattaaaaaaatcctaTATAGTAGCTAAGCCGTAAAATCACATGCAAATTCTTGAGACCTACCCTTTCTGTCATGTATATTTCCTAATAAGATACTATTATCAACATGATTAATGGTGATTGATCAATAAATGACGAGTAACAATATAGGGCATGTTcacttgtctgaattctggaggaatctggatggtttggaggaatgctggaggaatttgtgagagaaaaacattgttccgaataaaaaaataaacggatcaaagccgggtttaagggcacgcgaacggggccataatgaCTACCAAATGTATACAAATATTTGATGCAAAACAATTTTATATCTCCTAGAATCCCTTATATTGTAcacctttctttctttcttatctaacatagtaaccatagtagggaTCCCAAACCCTCCAGATCCTTTTAAAAAAATAGTGAGATAATGACGAACAACTTCATTCCATAAACCAAACACCCTCGATTTCGTGTAATTCCGCAGCTGCTTCCCTCATGTTCATTCGATCACCAGGGGCCTCGCAAGTGCAGGAAAGAGCCACTTTCACCAGGGCCACCAAACACCAGAGGACTCTGCTTTCGTCTTCTGGATACGCTGCACACTCCTTGTATTCTTCTAGGAGATGAGCATCGACTATGCCAAGTATTTGATCAGGAAAACTTGTCTTGCAGAAGCTGATGATGCTGAGTCCATTGCAGAAGAGAGGATCAGTTGGCCTTTTCCCCGTCAACATCTCCATCAGGACTACCCCAAAGCTGTACACGTCTCCACAAGTTGATAGGTAACTACCTCCGGCATACTCTGAACATCATTAGAAGAAAAAAAGGCACAGATCAGTATGACATAGTGCGTGTGTATATTGTTATCACATAAAAAAAAGTTACAGCTTTATGTCCTTTTGTTACCTGGAGCAATGTACCCAATTGTTCCCTTCACATTTATTGTGCCAGTTTCTCTCGAATCTCCCACTGCCTGTGATTTGGTTTTGAGGTAGAATCTTGCGATGCCAAAGTCCGCTAAATGAGCAGCCATATCATCATCAAGAAGAATATTGCTGGGCTTCAAGTCGCAGTGAATAATGGGAGTCTCACAATCATGATGTATATACTGTAGTGCATCAGCTATATCAACAATTATTTTCAATCTTTGTGACAGATCCAGGTTTCCATAGCCAGGTGGGTGCAACCAAGTATCCAAACTACCATTGGGCATGAACCTGTAGACTAGAGCTTTGAAATCGTTTCCCATGTTATCGATAGTTGAGCATGCGGTTAGAATTGGAACGAGGTTTCGGTGACGGATATTTCTTAGAGCTTGGCATTCTGATATAAAACTCCTATCAGTCCCTTCCATGGCAAGGTCGAAAACCTTCACAGCAACAACCATGGGTTCTGGAGTTATTAGCCTCCCTTTGTACACTAAACCATGGCTTCCCCTGCCAACCAAATTACACTCTGCGAAGTTCTCTGTGGCTTGAGCAAGATCCTTGTAAGAAACTTTAGGAAATTGCTCACCAGAAAAAGATGGTGACAACAGTGCTCTTGGCACCTTCTTCCTTGAGATGATAAAATATATGAGCAATGTGAGGGACACGATGCCTATTATGGGGATTGCTATTCTTACAAAATAGTGTCGCCATCCAATTGTTTTCTGCGTAGGGTTGGGGCATGGAGGCATATGCAGTTCTAGTACACCTCCACAAAGCCGCCAATTGCCTTCAAGTGAGATGGCTGTAGTGTTTTTGAATACCCCTTCTGCTGGCACTTCACCATCAAGATGATTGTGGGACAGATCTAATTGTGTAAGAAGCCGTAGTTTGCTTAGAGAAATTGGGATAGAGCCTGAGAAATTGTTGTGAGAAAGGTTGAGCATGGTCAAACTACCCAGATGGCCAAAAAATGCAGGGATGCTTCCAGAGAGAAAGTTCACGTCCATTTTGACAGTTTGCAATTGCTGACAAGTGCCAAGAGAAGATGGAATTTCTCCGCTAAGCTTGTTGGATGAAAGATCCAGATAGTTGAGCTGTTGAAGATTACCAATATAGGGTATTTGGCCTTCCAGATTGTTGTGATATAATGAACACTGAACAACTGTAGCTGCAATGAGATCTTTTGGTATATTGCCTTGAAGATTGTTGAAACCGAGGTCTACAAGTAAGAgctgtggaagttttcctagacTTGACGGTATGGGACCATAGAATTGGTTAGCTGCTAGATTCAGATGTAACAGATTTGAAAAATTACCAATGGAGTCTGGAATGTGCCCATTGAAGTTGTTCCATGCAAGGTATAAACCTTGTAAATTAACCATATTTCCAATCCATCCATCAATGGGACCTGTAAAATTGTTGTCCACTAGGTCTAATTTAGTTAGCTTATGAAGGTTTCCTATGCTTGACGGGACTAAACCGTATAGCATGTTTTCTGCAAACATGAGGTTGTCAAGATTAGAGGACAGGTTACCAACGGAATTTGGAAGTACTCCCTGCAGCTGATTTCCGTTGAGTGTAAGCAGCTCTAGAAGACTGCAGTTGGTCAATGCATCTAGAAATTCCCAGTTTTGGCTATCATTTGCTGTAAGATTGTTATGATGGAGACCTAGTGTTCTGAGATTCCGAAGTTTACCAAGAGAAGGAGGGATTTTGCCTGTAAAGCCATAGTTAAATCCCAAGTCTATTGACTGCAGCTCTGATGCGTTGCCTAGTGAATCCAGGATGTGACCTCCCAGCATGTTGGCACTCAAGTAAAGGTGTTGGAGTTTAGGGAGGAAGTCTCCGATTTTAGGTGGCAATGGACCATGTAGCAAATTCAGTGGCATGGCAATTTGTTGTACCAAAGAGAGGTTAAAGAGTGCTTCTGGGATTCTACCTGACAGCATATTTCCACCAAGCAACAAGTCTGTCATATTCGataacttgccaagctcctcTGGAATGCTTCCATGGAGCTGGTTAGCTTGAAGAATGACGTACTGTAAGGTTGTGATGTTACCTAGGTCAGGTGGAATGGCCCCTGAGATATTGTTAGAGTAAAGCCGCAAATCTAATAGGTTGGAGAGGAGGGCAATTTTCTTGGGAATCTCTCCCACGAGCAAGTTTTCATGAAGGTATAACTTCTGCAAACTGGAACAATTTGTGACTGCATCCGGAATGTTTCCCTGTAATGAGTTGGAACTCAGGTCAAGAAGCTTGAGCTTGTGCAGATAGCCGAGATGATGAGGTATGTGGCCAGAGAACATGTTCATGGAGAGATCAAGAGAAGCAAGGTATGACAGGTTTCCTAGGGAAGGAGAAATGTGACCATCCAAAGCCTGCCCAGACAGATTCAGCGCCACTACGCGCTCCAGACGTGTTCGGCTACACGCCACGCCCTCCCAGCTGCAAAAGTGGACGGTGCTGTTCCATGAGCTCAATGCCCCTTTTGGATCATTCCTGATTGTGCGCTTGAAATCAAAGAGAGAAAGGAAATCTGTGTCGTTCCCATCGTGGGTCATGCAGTTAATGGTTCCAGCTCCACAGGAAAATAGCAACACTATTGTGGCCCACGGTATGAGCATGGCTAATTTCATGTGTTCTTTAACAGCCATAGCCATAGTCTTTTGTTATCTACATAAAGAAGAACATCAATAAATCACATACTAGCTAGGCTCACTTTTGCACAAAGCAAAACCAAGAATAGAGCTCATAAAAGAGAGAAATTAAGACATAAAACAAAAGCAAAGATTTGAAGTGTACTAAGTACCTGCTCATGACGCCTGAGTCCTGGCTCAAAAAGAAAGCTTTGTAACAGCTGAGATCAAAATAAGCCAAAATGAAGTGTTTGATACGCAGATACTCGAGAGAAGAGACAAAGAAGCATACCACCACACAGCCACACAGGGCACCTCGATCTGAGAACTGGGAGCAACAGAGAAGAACCGGGCCTTCTCTTATATATACTGGACACGAGTTGAACAATTCAATTCGTTTAAACAAGTGTGGAAGGTCATTATATCAACAGGTTTCACCTGTCATGCTTTATTGACATTTTCTCATGTTGGGCATCTCTTTCAAGTTTGCTGAAACATTACACAGCAAACTTAAAGCTGTGGACTTTGGCCAGACTTTTGAGTCCAGATTACAGGCTGGTCACTGGCCTGAGTTAGATTTTTTGTTACACTCAGTGCTGGCAAAGAAAACGTGAAAAGGAATGAATGAGTCTTCCTCAAGGTAGTATGGTCTGCGTGCCCACTGGAACAGTAACACACAAGAACACACACGTACACAAGTGGTTTGGTGGCTGGAATGACTTAGCCTTTTCTTGTTTTCTCCTCTTCTAATATAGCCAACGTGAGCTACAAATTAGGCTGTGACAGCCTCCTAATAAATGCAGAAAATTACCCAACTAATCAGCCTATTattacttatgctgaaatttagctaAGTAAATGCTATGAACCTAGACACTAGCATGCACTTAGACACACAGGATTATTTTCAACATCCAACACTAAAAAGTTTAGGTTAGATCAGATTAGTAAAATATTTAGGTTTGTTTTAGCAActtcattttaaaaaaaaaaattatatatcatTTATTATAGTTCGGTAAATGATTTAGTTCTGCTTAGTTTTAGGTCGCTACTGTTTGGTTTCTTTTTAGTAAATCTATTATTATGTTAATACCATAGTGTTAAAAGAAGCCACCACATTCATTCTCAAGAGAGAAATTACCACAGAAAATGAGAAAAAACATACATTGCTGGATTCTATGATCATCCAACAATCTATATTAAACAAAATGTTTCATATCAAATGCAACTAATTAAAAGGTGAAAGATCTACACCATAACTTGATAGGATCATCCAACGGTCTAGACTAATATAATTCGAATATTTAACTAAAATGTAAATTAAAATTCCAGGAAATAAGTAGTCCGATCTCCATACAAATATAGGAACAGAAACCAGAAAAGAATCCATATGATTCCCAACTTGAGGGGGGGGGCGCAAATATAACAGAAGGTAATACCCAAAGAAATCGTTTGGAATTTAAAACTGAGCAACTCATGCACAATTTGCATCTTTAGTTATGCATTTGCACAAGTCTTGGTCGCCAAAAGATGAGAAAGAGATGGAAAATGGAAAGAGAGAGATGTGTTCTTACAAGAAGTTTGCAGGAGCAGAGTTGGTGCTGGCGCCATGGAAGCCATAGCCAAGAAGAGAAGGATCCTGCCTTGAGTGACcaaaactactagtttcttacaTCTTGTGAGGCACACACTCAGCTCCTTCTCTACTTGTTGTAGATTAACTAGCACCTTGGCTTCTTTTCATCCAACAAAAACCTGGCTGCTGCATTCAGAACACAAAAACATCAAATTGGCTGGTCAGAGATCTATGGCAATCAAGAGCTAGCCCAGGACAACAAAGTAGCTTGGAGACTTGGAGTTGCAGGGTAGGCAGTCTTAATCGTTTCTGTTTTTAATTGCTGTCTTTCTCACTTGCATCTTCTTGTTTGATATGACAGTATAGTTTCAGCTTCTAAGGAGGCCTAGAGATTTGTCTTCCTTCCCATGGCATGTcaaaaacaaaacccaatctcaCACCAATCATCAAATAATATCCATATGCAAATTGCTTGAACTAACATATTAAATTCCTAAGTCCAGTGTTAAGTCTAATAAATCAATTTGATTTACTACCTAATAAATCAATTCTCCAATATTCATTTCAGTGCCCAATTATGCATGCAGCAAGAAATTAAAGTAATGACCAGGCCAACTGGCACAGGCAACACCAATATAGCCTTTTGATTCCTGATTTTGATTTGGTCGCTCACTGTCCCCTGTTAATGAGTCAACATCCATGGCTTTGTCAAACAGAACCTAATCCCACACCAATCCAATAATATTGCTGTCCAAATAAGTCTATTAAAATCTTAAGTCCTTTGTTAAGTCTATTCATTGACGTGTTGTGCCGTGGTTAAATAATCCGTATATGGTTCAACATCTTCACACACACACAAATAATTAAACAGCAATTGAAAGCAacacttatgccttgaatgattcTTCAAAAGTGTCAATCAGAAACGTCACAGTGGGTTCCTAAAGTCACCCCTGAGCTATTGGTCATAttactttctttttttttggaaaaggaCTAGTCACATTTATTCAACTGAGGTATACTTAGTTTACAGTAATGAAAGCATACAACAACTCCACTGCTGTGCGATTC
This sequence is a window from Miscanthus floridulus cultivar M001 chromosome 10, ASM1932011v1, whole genome shotgun sequence. Protein-coding genes within it:
- the LOC136486293 gene encoding probable LRR receptor-like serine/threonine-protein kinase At3g47570 translates to MAMAVKEHMKLAMLIPWATIVLLFSCGAGTINCMTHDGNDTDFLSLFDFKRTIRNDPKGALSSWNSTVHFCSWEGVACSRTRLERVVALNLSGQALDGHISPSLGNLSYLASLDLSMNMFSGHIPHHLGYLHKLKLLDLSSNSLQGNIPDAVTNCSSLQKLYLHENLLVGEIPKKIALLSNLLDLRLYSNNISGAIPPDLGNITTLQYVILQANQLHGSIPEELGKLSNMTDLLLGGNMLSGRIPEALFNLSLVQQIAMPLNLLHGPLPPKIGDFLPKLQHLYLSANMLGGHILDSLGNASELQSIDLGFNYGFTGKIPPSLGKLRNLRTLGLHHNNLTANDSQNWEFLDALTNCSLLELLTLNGNQLQGVLPNSVGNLSSNLDNLMFAENMLYGLVPSSIGNLHKLTKLDLVDNNFTGPIDGWIGNMVNLQGLYLAWNNFNGHIPDSIGNFSNLLHLNLAANQFYGPIPSSLGKLPQLLLVDLGFNNLQGNIPKDLIAATVVQCSLYHNNLEGQIPYIGNLQQLNYLDLSSNKLSGEIPSSLGTCQQLQTVKMDVNFLSGSIPAFFGHLGSLTMLNLSHNNFSGSIPISLSKLRLLTQLDLSHNHLDGEVPAEGVFKNTTAISLEGNWRLCGGVLELHMPPCPNPTQKTIGWRHYFVRIAIPIIGIVSLTLLIYFIISRKKVPRALLSPSFSGEQFPKVSYKDLAQATENFAECNLVGRGSHGLVYKGRLITPEPMVVAVKVFDLAMEGTDRSFISECQALRNIRHRNLVPILTACSTIDNMGNDFKALVYRFMPNGSLDTWLHPPGYGNLDLSQRLKIIVDIADALQYIHHDCETPIIHCDLKPSNILLDDDMAAHLADFGIARFYLKTKSQAVGDSRETGTINVKGTIGYIAPEYAGGSYLSTCGDVYSFGVVLMEMLTGKRPTDPLFCNGLSIISFCKTSFPDQILGIVDAHLLEEYKECAAYPEDESRVLWCLVALVKVALSCTCEAPGDRMNMREAAAELHEIEGVWFME